In Streptomyces puniciscabiei, a single genomic region encodes these proteins:
- a CDS encoding bifunctional cytochrome P450/NADPH--P450 reductase encodes MSTNTANDLRPIRSPRGIPLLGHTPQIPDTNPVEYFGELSKQFPEGIYGMDIAGIEQVFVYDPDLVAEVSDETRFFKQIDKTPLHHIRDFAGAGLFTAHQHEEEWGRAHRILLPAFSQRAMRNYFGQMLEIAQNLAGKWERREGQPVNITDDYTRLTLDTIALSGFGYRFDSFDKEELHPFLNAMLGALTESMRRSQELPMMTKLRRADAKKYGENIQAMRELVESVIKERQEGKGSAEEDLLGLMLEATDPDTGKRLDVDNVRDQVLTFLIAGHETTSGLLSFATYSLMRNPHVLAQAYAEVDRLLPGDTVPDYDTIMQLDVIPRILEETLRLWAPIPMIAKAPIEDTVIGGRYELKKGTRVSILEGPLHTHPKAWERPDEFDIDRWLPENRAQQHPHAYKPFGNGVRACIGRQFALTEARLALALVLQKFKLSDTSDYKMDVREALTRKPGNFELIVRRRQEHERTVFGAADLQTGDTQAQAAVSGVGVNLTVAYGSSLGSCEDLARTIADRGERSGFGTTLVSLDDLGDNLPTEGLLAVVAASYNGKAPDNAQRFDDLLAAGLPEGSLANVRYALLGAGNTQWVATYQAFPKRIEEGLLAAGATPIVERGIADAAGDFDGMATRWMNTLWATLAEEYAADTSQASGPRYQVQLLTESDVRPAIVSEQAYPLTVVANEELVADATGLWDFAIEPPRPSAKSITVELPEGVTYDTGNHLAVFAKNELALVERALRRLGVDYDQVLRLDQPAGGRTHLPVGTPVTAGILLTEFLELQDVATRSQIQTLAEYTECPWTRPQLLAYTADTQEAEERYSKEILGKRISVLGLLERFPAVELPLAVFLEMTGPIRPRFYSISSAPSANPRHVRLTVGLLEGPALSGDGQYRGTCSAYIAGLEPGDVVYGYVRVPSPTFAPPADPATPLILIGPGTGIAPLRGFLEERATQHANGTQVGASQVFVGCRHPEHDYFYRQEMQDWEQAGIAQVHTAYSAVTGHPARFVQNAIANAADTVWQAIQDGAYIYVCGDGRRMAPAVREALAAIHRQKTGSDDDTAQQWLAQLEADERYQQDVFA; translated from the coding sequence ATGAGCACGAACACCGCGAACGACCTTCGCCCCATCCGGTCCCCGCGGGGGATCCCTCTGCTCGGCCACACGCCGCAGATCCCCGACACCAATCCGGTGGAGTACTTCGGTGAGCTGTCCAAGCAGTTCCCCGAGGGCATCTACGGCATGGACATCGCCGGCATCGAGCAGGTCTTCGTCTACGACCCGGACCTGGTGGCCGAGGTCAGCGACGAGACGCGGTTCTTCAAGCAGATCGACAAGACGCCGCTGCACCACATCCGGGACTTCGCCGGCGCCGGCCTGTTCACCGCCCACCAGCACGAAGAGGAATGGGGCAGGGCACACCGGATCCTGCTGCCGGCCTTCAGCCAGCGGGCCATGAGGAACTACTTCGGGCAGATGCTGGAGATCGCCCAGAACCTGGCGGGCAAGTGGGAGCGCCGGGAGGGTCAGCCGGTCAACATCACCGACGACTACACCCGCCTGACGCTCGACACCATCGCCCTGTCGGGGTTCGGCTACCGGTTCGACTCCTTCGACAAGGAGGAGCTGCACCCGTTCCTCAACGCGATGCTGGGCGCGCTGACCGAGTCGATGCGGCGCTCTCAGGAGCTGCCGATGATGACCAAGCTGCGCAGGGCCGATGCCAAGAAGTACGGCGAGAACATCCAGGCGATGCGCGAGCTGGTCGAGAGCGTGATCAAGGAGCGCCAGGAGGGCAAGGGCAGCGCTGAGGAGGACCTGCTGGGCCTGATGCTTGAGGCCACCGACCCGGACACCGGCAAGCGGCTGGACGTCGACAACGTGCGTGACCAGGTGCTGACGTTCCTGATCGCCGGGCATGAGACCACCAGTGGTCTGCTGTCGTTCGCCACGTACTCGCTGATGCGTAACCCGCACGTGCTGGCCCAGGCGTACGCCGAGGTGGACCGCCTGCTGCCCGGTGACACCGTCCCGGACTACGACACGATCATGCAGCTGGACGTCATCCCGCGGATCCTGGAGGAGACCCTGCGCCTGTGGGCTCCCATCCCGATGATCGCCAAGGCGCCCATCGAGGACACCGTCATCGGCGGCCGCTACGAGCTGAAGAAGGGCACGCGGGTCAGCATCCTCGAGGGTCCCCTGCACACCCACCCCAAGGCGTGGGAGCGGCCCGACGAGTTCGACATCGACCGGTGGCTGCCGGAGAACCGGGCCCAGCAGCACCCGCACGCCTACAAGCCGTTCGGCAACGGTGTGCGCGCCTGCATCGGCCGGCAGTTCGCGCTCACCGAGGCCCGCCTGGCCCTGGCGCTGGTGCTGCAGAAGTTCAAGCTCTCGGACACCAGCGACTACAAGATGGACGTGCGGGAGGCGCTGACGCGCAAGCCCGGCAACTTCGAGCTGATCGTCCGTCGCCGTCAGGAGCACGAGCGGACCGTCTTCGGCGCCGCGGACCTGCAGACCGGCGACACTCAGGCGCAGGCAGCGGTCAGCGGTGTGGGTGTGAACCTGACGGTGGCGTATGGCTCCAGCCTGGGTTCGTGCGAGGACCTGGCCCGCACCATCGCCGACCGCGGCGAGCGCTCCGGCTTCGGCACCACCCTGGTGAGCCTGGACGACCTCGGCGACAACCTGCCCACCGAGGGCCTCCTCGCCGTTGTCGCCGCCAGCTACAACGGCAAGGCTCCCGACAACGCCCAGCGCTTCGACGACCTGCTCGCCGCCGGGCTGCCCGAGGGCTCGCTGGCGAATGTGCGGTACGCGCTGCTGGGCGCGGGCAACACCCAGTGGGTGGCCACCTACCAGGCGTTCCCCAAGCGGATCGAGGAAGGTCTGCTGGCCGCCGGCGCCACCCCCATCGTCGAGCGCGGCATCGCGGACGCCGCCGGTGACTTCGACGGCATGGCCACGCGGTGGATGAACACCCTGTGGGCCACTCTGGCCGAGGAGTACGCCGCCGACACCTCCCAGGCGAGCGGCCCCCGTTACCAGGTCCAGCTGCTCACCGAGTCCGACGTGCGCCCCGCCATCGTCTCCGAGCAGGCCTACCCGCTCACCGTGGTCGCCAACGAGGAGCTCGTGGCCGACGCGACCGGCCTGTGGGACTTCGCCATCGAGCCGCCGCGCCCGTCCGCGAAGTCCATCACCGTCGAGCTGCCCGAGGGTGTCACCTACGACACCGGCAACCACCTGGCCGTCTTCGCCAAGAACGAACTCGCCCTGGTGGAACGCGCACTGAGGCGGCTCGGCGTCGACTACGACCAGGTGCTCCGGCTCGACCAGCCGGCCGGTGGCCGCACCCACCTGCCGGTCGGCACCCCGGTCACCGCCGGCATCCTGCTCACCGAGTTCCTGGAACTGCAGGACGTGGCCACCCGCTCCCAGATCCAGACGCTCGCCGAGTACACCGAGTGCCCGTGGACCCGGCCGCAGCTGCTGGCGTACACCGCCGACACCCAGGAGGCCGAGGAGCGCTACAGCAAGGAGATCCTCGGCAAGCGCATCTCCGTCCTGGGCCTGCTGGAGCGCTTCCCGGCCGTCGAGCTGCCGCTGGCGGTGTTCCTGGAGATGACGGGCCCCATCCGCCCGCGGTTCTACTCCATCTCCTCCGCCCCGTCCGCCAACCCGCGCCACGTACGCCTGACCGTCGGCCTGCTGGAAGGCCCGGCCCTGTCCGGCGACGGCCAGTACCGCGGCACCTGCTCCGCCTACATCGCCGGCCTCGAACCCGGGGACGTCGTCTACGGCTACGTCCGCGTCCCCTCCCCCACCTTCGCCCCGCCCGCCGACCCCGCCACGCCGCTGATCCTCATCGGCCCCGGCACCGGCATCGCACCGCTGCGCGGCTTCCTGGAGGAGCGGGCGACACAGCACGCCAACGGCACCCAGGTGGGCGCGTCCCAGGTGTTCGTCGGCTGCCGCCACCCGGAGCACGACTACTTCTACCGCCAGGAGATGCAGGACTGGGAGCAGGCCGGCATCGCCCAGGTGCACACCGCCTACTCGGCGGTGACCGGCCACCCGGCCCGGTTCGTGCAGAACGCCATCGCCAACGCCGCCGACACGGTGTGGCAGGCCATCCAGGACGGCGCGTACATCTACGTCTGCGGTGACGGCCGCCGCATGGCCCCCGCCGTCCGCGAGGCACTCGCCGCCATCCACCGCCAGAAGACCGGCAGCGACGACGACACCGCCCAGCAGTGGCTCGCCCAGCTCGAGGCCGACGAGCGCTACCAGCAGGACGTCTTCGCCTGA
- a CDS encoding zinc-binding dehydrogenase, giving the protein MDTMLAGRFHLDSKKFAVEEVPIPVPGPGEVLIEVKAAGVCLSDVHLLDGSLSPLFLDSDTVTVGHEVSGVIHTLGPDLKRGLPVGTRVTLEAGKTCGTCAGCVRHRPCTQMLTAGIDYDGGWAEYVIAREDTLIPIPDSLPFDQAAIIPDAVSTPYAAVVATAGVRAAQSVGVWGVGGVGAHNVRLARLVGAAPIIAVDPLPSARERALAFGADLALDPAAPDFADQVRAATGGRGLDFAFDCAGVPAVRDQAASVLGLGGSLILVGITPRPLTITEGLTFNYLQKQVRGHYGGFPESVSELVQLTAAGRLDLAPSITDHIPLIEAADAVHRLENKIGDPIRLILVP; this is encoded by the coding sequence ATGGACACCATGCTCGCCGGACGCTTCCACCTGGACAGCAAGAAGTTCGCCGTGGAAGAGGTCCCGATCCCCGTGCCGGGCCCGGGCGAGGTCCTCATCGAGGTCAAGGCCGCCGGCGTCTGCCTCTCCGACGTCCACCTCCTCGACGGCTCCCTGTCCCCGCTCTTCCTGGACTCCGACACGGTCACCGTCGGCCACGAGGTCTCCGGCGTGATCCACACCCTCGGCCCCGACCTCAAGCGCGGCCTGCCCGTCGGCACCCGCGTCACCCTGGAGGCCGGCAAGACCTGCGGCACGTGCGCAGGATGCGTGCGCCACCGCCCCTGCACCCAGATGCTCACCGCCGGCATCGACTACGACGGCGGCTGGGCCGAGTACGTGATCGCCCGCGAGGACACCCTCATCCCCATCCCCGACAGCCTCCCCTTCGACCAGGCCGCGATCATCCCCGACGCGGTCTCCACCCCCTACGCCGCCGTCGTCGCCACCGCCGGCGTCCGTGCCGCCCAGTCCGTCGGCGTCTGGGGCGTGGGCGGAGTCGGCGCGCACAACGTACGCCTCGCCCGCCTGGTCGGCGCCGCCCCGATCATCGCCGTCGACCCGCTGCCCAGCGCCCGCGAGCGCGCCCTGGCCTTCGGCGCGGACCTCGCGCTCGACCCGGCAGCCCCCGACTTCGCCGACCAGGTCCGCGCAGCCACCGGCGGACGCGGCCTCGACTTCGCCTTCGACTGCGCCGGCGTCCCCGCCGTCCGCGACCAGGCCGCCTCCGTCCTCGGCCTGGGCGGCTCCCTGATCCTGGTGGGCATCACACCCCGGCCACTGACCATCACCGAGGGCCTGACCTTCAACTACCTGCAAAAGCAGGTGCGCGGCCACTACGGCGGCTTCCCCGAGTCCGTCTCCGAGCTGGTGCAGCTGACCGCGGCCGGCCGCCTCGACCTGGCCCCCTCCATCACCGACCACATCCCGCTCATCGAAGCCGCCGACGCCGTCCACCGACTGGAGAACAAGATCGGCGACCCGATCCGCCTCATCCTCGTCCCCTGA
- a CDS encoding TetR/AcrR family transcriptional regulator, with protein sequence MQTTDTPGRTSRRKDAHSNRRRILATARKKLREDPDASLDSISQAAGVARRTLYGHFPSRHALIADLAREAGHELRQAFAAARTRDADPMETMTRMVLAAWTVGDHYRVLITLGRRHLGEDEIRTTLAPARAEAVATLRRGQREGVFADHLPAPVLAQALEALMLALAEENTTSTWADPTGEAAATAFLVAAGVAPRRAALQVQEVIGRDRAAGDG encoded by the coding sequence ATGCAGACGACCGACACCCCTGGCCGTACTTCGCGGCGCAAGGACGCTCACTCCAACCGCCGACGGATCCTCGCGACCGCCCGAAAGAAACTGCGGGAGGACCCCGACGCGAGTCTCGACAGCATCTCTCAGGCGGCCGGCGTCGCGCGGCGCACCCTCTACGGCCACTTCCCCAGCCGGCATGCGCTGATCGCCGACCTGGCGCGGGAAGCAGGCCATGAGCTCCGGCAGGCGTTCGCCGCGGCGCGGACCAGGGATGCCGACCCGATGGAAACGATGACACGGATGGTGCTGGCGGCATGGACGGTGGGCGACCACTACCGCGTGCTCATCACCTTGGGACGGCGTCATCTGGGAGAGGACGAGATCCGCACCACCCTGGCACCGGCCCGCGCAGAAGCCGTCGCAACCCTACGACGTGGTCAGCGCGAAGGCGTCTTCGCGGACCACCTTCCCGCACCCGTCCTCGCACAAGCGCTGGAAGCACTGATGCTGGCCCTCGCCGAGGAGAACACCACGTCCACCTGGGCGGACCCCACGGGCGAGGCCGCGGCAACCGCGTTCCTCGTCGCCGCCGGCGTAGCACCGCGGAGGGCCGCGCTTCAGGTGCAGGAGGTCATCGGGCGAGATCGGGCAGCGGGCGACGGGTGA
- a CDS encoding TetR/AcrR family transcriptional regulator has product MPTSAPPKNRFERRRAETRQALVRAARQILAETGDTSASIQAIAERADVGFGSFYNHFESKTELFDAAVTDALEEFGQVIDECVEGIDDPAELVAAGFRLTARMADSHPELMRILRDRGLSHIHSDRGLAPRALRDLEIGIASGRFTCGNATTALSALGGTLLSLVALRLDRPDLDGDEAASDLAEMVLRMLGLAADEAHEVTRRPLPDLAR; this is encoded by the coding sequence ATGCCGACGTCAGCCCCGCCCAAGAACCGCTTCGAGCGACGCCGTGCCGAGACCCGCCAGGCGCTCGTCCGCGCGGCCCGGCAGATCCTCGCGGAAACCGGGGACACGAGCGCAAGCATCCAGGCCATCGCCGAGCGCGCCGATGTCGGCTTCGGGTCCTTCTACAACCACTTCGAGTCGAAGACGGAGCTGTTCGACGCGGCAGTGACGGACGCCCTGGAGGAGTTCGGGCAGGTCATCGACGAGTGCGTGGAAGGCATCGACGACCCGGCCGAGCTGGTCGCGGCCGGCTTCCGGCTCACCGCCAGGATGGCCGACTCCCACCCGGAACTCATGCGAATCCTGCGCGACCGCGGCCTGTCCCACATCCACTCCGACCGCGGCCTCGCCCCACGCGCCCTGCGCGACCTGGAGATCGGCATCGCCTCAGGCCGTTTCACCTGCGGCAACGCGACCACCGCCCTGTCGGCCCTGGGCGGCACCCTGCTGTCCCTGGTGGCTCTCCGGCTGGACCGCCCGGACCTCGACGGCGACGAGGCCGCCTCCGACCTGGCCGAGATGGTCCTGCGCATGCTCGGCCTCGCTGCGGACGAGGCCCACGAGGTCACCCGTCGCCCGCTGCCCGATCTCGCCCGATGA
- a CDS encoding VOC family protein codes for MSHIPVDKGGPLTPHQDLHSEQGALRGEHPGRARNPVIKVADLAWLEFEKPDLDRAEAFARDFGFSIAARTDHELWLRGTFAGSPCMVIRRGRASRFLGPAFRAAERTDVDRLAAAVGHTVRDIDVPGGGRSVALFDPSGLPVRVVHCAEPLPALPGQQPLILNTGVEGRRTNTTQRPPREPSRIQRLGHVVLETRTFTRTLDWYLDTLGMIVSDFLFLDGQRRRGPTMAFIRCDQGSLPVDHHTLALHLGPGTGYVHSAYQVTDLDAIAAGGEYLAERGYQRSWGIGRHIQGSQLFDYWRDPDHFMLEHFADGDLFSCDLEPGWAPMSASGLAQWGPPVTRDFLGTSPSPAKLREVMTALRDDNELDPARLLGLMKAMSS; via the coding sequence ATGTCCCACATCCCCGTTGACAAGGGCGGTCCTCTGACGCCCCACCAAGACCTCCACAGTGAGCAGGGCGCCCTACGCGGTGAACACCCCGGACGAGCCCGTAATCCGGTGATCAAAGTGGCGGATCTGGCCTGGCTGGAGTTCGAGAAGCCGGACCTGGACCGGGCCGAGGCGTTCGCCCGCGACTTCGGCTTCTCGATCGCCGCCCGCACCGATCATGAGCTGTGGCTGCGCGGCACGTTCGCGGGCTCGCCCTGCATGGTCATCCGGCGCGGCCGCGCGTCCCGCTTCCTCGGGCCCGCGTTCCGCGCGGCCGAACGGACCGACGTGGACCGGCTGGCCGCCGCCGTCGGCCACACCGTCCGGGACATCGACGTCCCCGGCGGCGGCCGGTCGGTCGCCCTGTTCGATCCCTCGGGACTCCCGGTCCGGGTGGTGCACTGCGCCGAACCGCTTCCCGCGCTGCCCGGGCAGCAGCCGCTGATCCTCAACACCGGCGTCGAAGGCCGTCGTACGAACACCACCCAGCGCCCGCCCCGTGAGCCGTCCCGCATCCAGCGCCTCGGCCACGTGGTGCTGGAGACGCGGACGTTCACCCGCACCCTGGACTGGTACCTGGACACCCTCGGCATGATCGTGTCCGACTTCCTCTTCCTGGACGGACAGCGCCGGCGCGGGCCGACCATGGCGTTCATCCGCTGCGACCAGGGCAGCCTGCCCGTGGACCACCACACCCTCGCCCTGCACCTCGGGCCGGGCACCGGCTACGTCCACTCCGCCTACCAGGTCACCGACCTCGACGCGATCGCCGCCGGCGGGGAGTACCTGGCCGAGCGCGGCTACCAGCGCAGCTGGGGCATCGGCCGGCACATCCAGGGCAGCCAGCTCTTCGACTACTGGCGCGACCCCGACCACTTCATGCTGGAGCACTTCGCCGACGGCGACCTGTTCTCCTGCGACCTCGAACCCGGATGGGCACCGATGTCGGCGAGCGGCCTGGCCCAGTGGGGGCCGCCCGTCACCCGCGACTTCCTGGGCACCAGCCCCTCCCCCGCCAAGCTCCGCGAGGTCATGACGGCCCTGCGCGACGACAACGAACTCGACCCCGCACGCCTGCTGGGCCTGATGAAAGCGATGAGCTCATGA
- a CDS encoding fumarylacetoacetate hydrolase family protein, which produces MSTNVLRTPDGWWAVLPQALDSSRAGGTPTERAVRIETKAVTTAELLADRAAVREAAASGESGTPVAGLVALPPVTTPCRVVAQMVNYRSHAKDSGFTGDIPPTFFRKASGSVSGPHDTIVRPAHVNFLDYEVELGLVMGATLPVGTVVEEQDLPSYVAGLVLTNDVSARDVQLTKTQFYESKSYPTFTPTGPYLALLEPEDFDRLIDLRLRLSVNGVTRQDRTLADMIVRPAQALTLLARFQTLDPGDLLLTGTPGGTALKAPPKPVEKIAALLPPALKWKAFFNGQAKNPRYLRDGDLVTASIATPDGRIDLGEQRTAVADAT; this is translated from the coding sequence ATGAGCACCAACGTGCTGCGCACCCCCGACGGCTGGTGGGCCGTCCTCCCCCAAGCTCTCGACTCCTCTCGAGCAGGGGGGACCCCCACCGAACGCGCCGTCCGCATCGAGACCAAGGCGGTCACCACCGCCGAACTGCTCGCCGACCGGGCCGCCGTCCGGGAGGCCGCCGCCTCCGGCGAGAGCGGCACACCCGTCGCCGGCCTGGTCGCGCTGCCCCCGGTCACCACCCCTTGCCGGGTGGTCGCCCAGATGGTCAACTACCGCAGCCACGCCAAGGATTCGGGCTTCACGGGCGACATACCGCCCACCTTCTTCCGCAAGGCGTCCGGCTCGGTCAGCGGCCCGCACGACACGATCGTCCGCCCGGCACACGTGAACTTCCTCGACTACGAAGTCGAACTCGGCCTCGTCATGGGCGCGACGCTCCCGGTGGGCACGGTTGTCGAGGAGCAGGACCTTCCTTCGTACGTCGCCGGACTCGTCCTCACCAACGACGTCAGCGCCCGCGACGTCCAGCTGACCAAGACCCAGTTCTACGAGAGCAAGTCCTACCCCACCTTCACGCCGACGGGTCCGTACCTGGCCCTGCTGGAGCCGGAGGACTTCGACCGTCTGATCGACCTGCGACTGCGGCTGTCGGTGAACGGTGTGACGCGTCAGGACCGCACCCTGGCCGACATGATCGTGCGGCCCGCGCAGGCGCTCACCCTGCTCGCCCGCTTCCAGACCCTCGACCCGGGCGACCTGCTGCTGACCGGTACGCCCGGCGGCACGGCCCTGAAGGCCCCGCCCAAGCCGGTCGAGAAGATCGCCGCGCTGCTGCCGCCCGCGCTGAAGTGGAAGGCGTTCTTCAACGGCCAGGCCAAGAACCCCCGGTATCTGCGCGACGGTGACCTCGTCACCGCCTCGATCGCCACCCCGGACGGGCGGATCGACCTGGGCGAGCAGCGGACCGCTGTGGCGGACGCGACGTGA
- a CDS encoding bifunctional 3-(3-hydroxy-phenyl)propionate/3-hydroxycinnamic acid hydroxylase translates to MSTASRRPVVIIGAGPVGVTAALLLARHGVPSLLLERHRDIYPLPRAVVVDDEVRRILQSVGVHEEFAAIARPAPGLRLLDARRRVIAEFPRSLHGHHGFPQTTMFDQPELERLLRDALARRPECELRGGVEVVSVSQDTDGTAPVRVTFRRDGSDEDEHVWADAVLGCDGAGSITRDAIGAVWEDLHFEESWRVIDVRTSLPVRTWEGAEQICCPTRPATFMRVGEDRYRWEFRLAEGESLDGPEGLEQLRELVAPWVDLPSAAHGGGDFEVIRQAQYTFRARLAGRWRRGRVFLLGDAAHLTPPFIGQGLCAGLRDARNLTWKLARVLRHGADDRLLDTYQQERKPHARHVIRVAVAVGWAMTGGQDRGAAVRRAVVGAACRIPGVTAAVSRDLSPALTANPLVRRRPRLTGRSLAGTFCPQPWVIVDGRRERLDDILGDSFAVLTAVPPTARMTGVATALGASVIHVGDLGDDGTLAAWLARGRADAVLLRPDRVVMDTVPTGTGDFTDAAAWAPLLHTARRPAEARPAP, encoded by the coding sequence GTGAGCACCGCATCCCGGAGACCGGTAGTGATCATCGGCGCGGGACCCGTAGGAGTCACGGCCGCGCTCCTGCTCGCCCGGCACGGAGTGCCCAGCCTGCTCCTCGAACGCCACCGGGACATCTACCCCCTGCCGCGGGCCGTCGTCGTGGACGACGAGGTTCGCCGGATCCTGCAGAGCGTCGGCGTCCACGAGGAGTTCGCCGCCATCGCCAGGCCGGCGCCCGGGTTGCGGCTGCTGGACGCCCGGCGCCGCGTGATCGCCGAGTTCCCACGGTCCCTGCACGGCCACCACGGCTTCCCGCAGACGACCATGTTCGACCAGCCGGAGCTGGAACGGCTGCTGCGCGACGCCCTGGCCCGTCGCCCCGAGTGCGAGCTGCGGGGCGGGGTGGAGGTCGTGTCCGTCAGCCAGGACACCGACGGAACGGCTCCGGTCCGGGTCACCTTCCGCCGCGACGGCAGCGACGAGGACGAGCACGTGTGGGCCGACGCCGTCCTCGGCTGCGACGGCGCGGGCAGCATCACCCGCGACGCCATCGGCGCCGTGTGGGAGGACCTGCATTTCGAGGAGAGCTGGCGGGTCATCGACGTGCGCACCAGCCTCCCGGTGCGCACCTGGGAGGGCGCCGAGCAGATCTGCTGCCCCACCCGCCCGGCCACCTTCATGCGAGTCGGCGAGGACCGCTACCGCTGGGAGTTCCGGCTGGCCGAGGGCGAGTCCTTGGACGGCCCGGAAGGGCTGGAGCAGTTGCGCGAGCTGGTCGCCCCCTGGGTCGACCTGCCGTCCGCTGCCCACGGGGGCGGCGACTTCGAGGTGATCCGGCAGGCGCAGTACACCTTCCGGGCCCGTCTCGCCGGCCGGTGGCGCCGGGGACGCGTCTTCCTGCTGGGCGACGCGGCCCACCTCACCCCGCCCTTCATCGGGCAGGGCCTGTGCGCGGGCCTGCGCGACGCCCGCAACCTCACCTGGAAACTCGCCCGCGTCCTCCGACACGGCGCGGACGACCGGCTGCTGGACACCTACCAGCAGGAGCGCAAGCCGCACGCCCGCCACGTGATCCGTGTCGCGGTCGCCGTCGGCTGGGCCATGACCGGCGGACAGGACCGCGGTGCGGCCGTCCGCCGGGCCGTGGTGGGCGCGGCCTGCCGCATCCCCGGCGTGACCGCGGCGGTGAGCCGCGACCTCAGTCCCGCACTGACCGCCAATCCGCTGGTACGACGCCGCCCCCGGCTGACCGGCCGCTCACTGGCCGGCACCTTCTGCCCGCAACCCTGGGTGATCGTCGACGGCAGGCGAGAGCGCCTCGACGACATCCTCGGGGACTCCTTCGCCGTGCTGACCGCCGTACCGCCCACGGCACGGATGACGGGCGTGGCCACGGCCCTGGGCGCATCCGTGATCCATGTCGGCGACCTGGGCGACGACGGGACGCTGGCCGCCTGGCTGGCACGCGGCCGGGCGGACGCCGTCCTGCTGCGCCCGGACCGGGTCGTGATGGACACCGTCCCCACCGGCACCGGCGACTTCACCGACGCCGCCGCCTGGGCTCCCCTGCTGCACACGGCCCGCCGCCCCGCCGAAGCCCGGCCCGCACCCTGA